The following proteins come from a genomic window of Nicotiana tomentosiformis chromosome 12, ASM39032v3, whole genome shotgun sequence:
- the LOC104106181 gene encoding thioredoxin-like 3-1, chloroplastic produces MSILAPNFQILYREIHHREQHHQVRNNGGSLNLLKSYEFCFVDKRRGDWRKTIKKEWRMHASWLDMSRPSTVEMQPIENSEQLDQILASANELSQPIIIDWMAAWCRKCIYLKPKLEKLAAEFDTKLKFYYVDVNKVPQSLVKRGNVSKMPTIQLWKDGEMRAEVIGGHKAWLVIEEVREMIKTFV; encoded by the exons ATGTCAATTTTAGcaccaaatttccaaattctgtATAGAGAAATCCACCATAGAGAGCAGCATCATCAGGTTAGGAACAACGGTGGGAGTTTGAATCTGCTAAAATCATATGAATTTTGTTTTGTAGATAAAAGAAGAGGTGATTGGAGGAAAACAATAAAGAAAGAGTGGAGAATGCATGCCTCCTGGCTAGACATGTCAAGACCCAGTACAGTGGAGATGCAACCCATTGAGAATAGTGAACAACTTGACCAGATTTTAGCCTCTGCTAATGAGCTTTCACAACCCATCATCATTGATTG GATGGCTGCTTGGTGCCGGAAATGCATTTATTTGAAGCCAAAATTGGAGAAACTTGCAGCTGAGTTTGATACCAA ACTCAAATTCTACTACGTGGATGTGAATAAGGTACCACAATCTTTAGTGAAGCGCGGAAACGTCTCA AAAATGCCAACAATTCAG TTGTGGAAAGATGGGGAGATGAGAGCAGAGGTGATTGGAGGGCACAAAGCATGGCTTGTAATTGAAGAAGTGAGAGAAATGATCAAAACCTTCGTATAA